ggaggacccccagaactttattgatgagatgcacaagactctttgggttatgcatgctactgagacGGAAGCAGTGGTGTTGGCTTCCTACCGCctaaaagaggtggcatattaTTGGTTTGAattgtgggaggagtcccgtgaggaggggagccctccggcgaggtggagtgagttcgcCGATGCCTTCATAGATAATTTCtttcctgccgagactaaggcagccggCGCCGTTGAGTTTGAGAGCTTAAGGCAAGGTAGcttgagtgtgtgggagtatcatataaGGTTTGCACGCCTGTCCAAGTGTGCTAtatacatgttgcccactatggaggctagagtgcgccagtttgtgcagggccttagcactttggttatcaatgaggccactacaactgccttgaattctgatatgaaatataggaagatggtggcatttactcaagctacagagaaccgtaagttgaagaaTAAAATAGAGCAAGagggtagcagcaaggcccggttcGCGGGCCActttggtggtggtggtggtagctcagcattcaggggagggtcatcagggccatcccagtatTTTGCTTAGTCTTTAGTTAGTTcaccgccatcagggcccagtcaACAGCAGTGGAGTCATTTTAGGCCCGCTCAAGGCAATAGGGGATCCTACTAGCAGGGTCGGCCTGttgggagattccagcagcaatggaggcccccatgccctaggtgtggaaataTGTACTTGGCAATCTACTACATGAACCTACCGATATGCTAtgggtgcggattgaggggtcacatttagagggattgtcgttcgtcctgCCAGTATGTGGGCAGGGGTACGGTACGGctagccagttctgcagctactgcATCCGTATCACCTCTTCTAGCTCGAAGAactccagcacccgcagggcgtgatgcagctaggggtggtacacaaagttcgggaggatccagccatttctatgctatgaaggGTCGCCatagttcagaggcttctccagatgttgtcaaaggtatattgattgtccaatctcatgatatgtatgctcttattgatcccggttagACACCGATGTTTAGGCACCTACACATGAGTCTGTGccggttgtgaatgaatttctggaggtcttttcggatgagctccctgggattcaaccagatagggagattgattttgggattgatttgaTGCCGGGaatgcagcctatatctattccaccctacataaTGGCGCCGACAGAATTGAAgtagctaaaggaacaattgaaggatttgttaaaGAAAGTTTTTGTTCGGCCGAGTGTGTCTTATTGGGGCGCGCCAGTTCTCTTTTTAAGAAAGAACGATGGGttactaagaatgtgtattgactattggtagctcaacaaggttacaataaaaaataagtacccactgccaaggatagatgacttgtttgatcaattacagggtgctaagtacttttccaagattgatttaagatctaggtattatcaattgaagattagggagtAGGATATTCTGAAAATAGCTTCCAGGAcctggtatgggcactttgaattccTGGTAATGTCTTCTGGGCTAACAAACACCCatgcagccttcatggatcttattaatcgagtcttcaagcattttcttgactccttcatgataatgtttattgacgatattgaTGGTAGTCTATAATCttatattttagtcgcttatcgcactctaatttactgtactttaattgagttggagcattaatcgctagtgttttgcactaattatgtgttttatgccttataggagtgattccgatctatatagatgttatggaatgaattcaagctagtTGGGAGCTTTGAAGGCTGAGTAAAAGCTcaaggattaagtcgggatcgtgttcggggatcaatggATGATAGTgcaacgaaacgaagaatcgagcaggcatattgtgCAATTTCCAATCAAATGCACATAACGTTTCTCTCGTAACttcgtttgggctccacaatatattgttggaaagctatttaaaagggctacaactttcatgttttgcattttagcaAATTCCCAACAGAACGCCACCCACGTGCGCGGCCGTGCACTGAGCACGCATTGGGCGCGCATATGAGGCAGAACAGGGTGAAAAGTGCACGGCCAAGTGCGCgagcacacttccaggtgcgcggccgcgcacgtcctgtCCGGAAAAAAGTATCCTATTTCGCataggagaaggtgtatttgtttgggcccgatcctacttggtatatatacatggaaaaacgatattttgaggacttttgacataatttagacctaaggaagctaaggagaagagggagaagcaagagcacaaggatttcagcATTCACCCTCACtgaagacaagggtttggatgttttagattttcctttaatttaaacttaattgtgatgaatttctccatattcATTGAGTAAtccttccttagggattgattgatttggtgttttgagaattgtttgtggatattaactctagttttatgtattgaagcattttgggtatttttattattgcatatatattaacttgtttatgtaatcaaaagaggcataatttgtgatgttttgcattatcgtatttgttgaattcattgattcttgttagtaaacgaaaaaggctagttgaattaatgtttagacctaATTAGGAgcataatcgaaagaggttctcctaaggatcaatccactaccaattcttgcatatcttcaccaagcttaacttagttcatattgtaaggttgagacttaatcaagagaggagtttccactgaatgtttgaacataatagagtgaattcgagagactcacttgaaccataaaagtaaagtaactagagttaatttcCAAACATGTATCTTACGCCTAttcaatcaacccctattttcttcctttgatatcttcttgcttactcttgttaCGATTGTCATTAGCTAATAGTTTAGACtgttagtaaattttagttttaaatcacacaactctaaattATTGATcttcttggatagcaattaaaagtagaagctacgaaaacattgtttaaatccaatccctgtgaatacgatattttctatattatattcgACTAGCAAGCATAATTTTatgttgtgtttttagctcgtcagatatccttgtatattcgcgaagtcgagaggaccatgccgatcatctcagggcagttctacagactctatatcagcacaagttgtatgtgaagttttcaaaatatgaattttggcttgaatttgtcacgttcttgggtcatgtcatctctagagaaggaattaaggttgatccatagaagattgcagctgtgaagaattagCCTAGACttacaactccaatagagattcatAGTTTCTTATACTTAGTGGGGTATGATAGAAAATTTGTGGAGgagttctctactcttgcctctacgttgactaaattgacgcagaaggcagtttagttccaatggtcagatgcttgtgaaaagagcttccaagagttgaaatcaagattgactatgaCACCGATGTTGACCCTACCAGAAGGAACAAATGGAtttgtggtgtattgtgatgcgtcaagGATCGAACTTGGGTGTGTTTTGATGCAACATAACAatgtgatagcttatgcttctagacaactcaagaatcatgaaaagatctatccaacacatgacttagaacttgcagcaGTGATATTTACATTAAAGATTtgacgtcattatttgtatggggtctatgtggatatattcacggaccataagagccttcaatatattttcaaatagaaggaattgaatccaAGGCAGATAAGAtgtcttgagttactcaaggattatgacatcaatattctatatcatccgggaaaggctaatgttgtggtggatgctcttagccggaaatatatgggcagtttggctcacttggaggcatgtcaaaggtcGTTGGctaaggaggttcatcggttggctagtttgggagttcgtgtTGCGGATTCTAGtaaaggaggggtgattgtgtaaaatagggctgaatcatcgcttgtggtggaggtcaaggagaagcaatacaacgatccattattggtacaattgaaggaggggattcataaacataagaccatggccttttctcttggcatggatgatggcacactaaggtaccaagggtaactatgtgttccaaatatagatggtctctaaaaaagaatcatgatcgaggctcacacttctaggtattccgtgcacccgggctctactaagatgtatcatgatcttagggaagtctactggtggaatgatatgaagaggaatgtagcggacttggTGGCAAGATGtgcaaattgtcagcaagtgaaggtcgagCACCAAAGGCccagtgggttggcacagaacatagataTTCCAAtttggaagtgggagatgatcaatatggacttttgtGGTTGTACTACCTTGCGCGCCTCGTAAGTATGACTCGATTCGAGCAATTATGGACcaactcacaaaatcagctcacttcttacatgttaagtctaccgacacaacagaacaatatgcttagttgtatatcaagaaaatagtcaggttgcatggcactccagtttctattatcttaGATCGAGGGGCTTAGTTCACGACCAAGTTTTGGAAGAACTTTCAGCAAGATTTGGGTATTCAGGTGAATcatagtacaacctttcacctgcAGATTGACGGGCAAGAAGAGCGGACtaagacgcttgaggatatgttgcgcgcttgtgttcttgacttcaagggtagttgtgatgatcatttgccactcatagaatttgcctacaacaacagttatcatgctagcattcagatggcactgttcgaggctttatatggtaggagatgtagatctcccattggatggtttgaggcAGAGTTactagggccagaccttgtgcatcaggctatggagaaggttaagatcatgaAAAAATGGTTGAAAACTGatcagagtcatcaaaagtcctattcggagaCGCGTCGCAGGGATTTGAAGGtaaaagaggatgattgggtattcttgaaggtttcccctatgaagggtataatgccttttggtaagaaagggaagttgagtcggaggtatgtcggaccgtacagaatcatttagCAGATTGGTCGGGTGGTTTAAAAgcttgaactacctccagagatatctttagtgcacccggtgttccacgtatccatgttgaagaaggtggttggagatccgtcgcttattgttccaGTTCAGGCTATTGAGGTTaacgaggaattgacttatgaagcaattccagttgccattcttgataggcaagtccgtaagctgagaaataaagaaattgcctctgtgaaagtactatggcgaaactaacaggttgaagaggccacctgagAGGCCGAGAAAgatatgaagaagaagtaccctcatttgtttgaatagctatgtaattgattctatgaaattgttccctgtgaatttatgtatcatttgtacagttgatgttaagggtgttcctttttggtaataTACTGCTCGTAAGGCCACGGTTGGcgttgtttttatgttatgttgcaTCGTTGGTTCATGTGTATGTTGTTAGGGTTGGTTTcggggattctctgacaggtggataggcctagttacaggggaaactctggcgaaacttttgaaaatttagggagttagtcaaaaatttaGAATTGTTGGTGTGTTTTATAGTAGTTAAGTCACATTGGTTTCTAACGGCGGATTttggccctcattcgaggacgaatgatcttacgCGGGGGAGGATGAAAGGCCCCGTAAAACTTTagctaaaacccggggtttcgtggtgccaagattgACTTATGTGTTGACGATCCAGACTtgttgggttgaacagtgcgttggggaattggagaaaaattttggcagagtaaGGAATTTTTGCTGTCCACTATGCGATTGCAGAATCACTATGCGGGCCGCAGAACTGCCGCAGAGTGAAGTAGAGAAATGGTCCATTTTTTAGGatgttttgcggtccattatgcagaaGCATAACCATTTCACGGGCCGCACAATCCATCGTAGATCCAACATGATGATTTGCGGAGGcgagttctgcggcgcattatgcgaccgcggaACTGGTCTGCGAACCGTAGTCCTGCCGCAGACCCAACCCGAACAACCCAGTTTTGGGACCCTTTTTTGCGGTCCCCTTTGCGCCCGCATACCTGTTTCGTAGAGTTTAAGTTTGGAAAATTTAACCCGATCCTATTTTCATAAAAACAACTTGTGGATTATTTTGGCTGGTCCTAACTGATATTTAGAGAGAGATgagtggtctagagtgagaggggaaTTTTCTAAGTTTATTGTTCATCAACTCTTGCTTAGagttgaagaattcacaagaaaaactcactaggtcttcatcctagaggtaagattctactccctagccctcaattcCGAGATTCAATTggaaataggtaatgagaaaagtaattcttgggtgtgggagttgttcattatgcatgcatgtaccatcaaaggtaatggaaagattgttgagctcatttgggtaaactttgggtagtgggatgaagggatccaccataggaggaccttgaaaccttaatgtacacctagtgttagataaaatgctcaaatgagctagaaccataaactccttcctaatttgtgttctattttgctatatttctaaatagtTCGAACtggctaagaattctggaacattgtagtaatttaagaacctcgaggcgaggtatgttggataaacttctctcttagaattgaaccccacaatgtccttgtaagtcccgagttgttcattataaattgattattacgaataagccttgtgttaaaagatatatgttcaatatgtattccaatgttcttattatgttatgttctatttgaaaatgtgctcgaaGAATGGGTTACATATCTATATAttataacttcaagtcgtgattcaaatgaaatatattatgccaaattatgttagaaatctcaatgtgcttaacattCTTATTTTCTCACATGTGGACTTAAAGTATGGAATAGAAATGCTTTGCTGTTGATGATCCGTGATAATGTTTGGAAGTTAAAGGgatgaacatgaaatatgaaatacggccaacgtgccaagagtgacattgtgttatggccattggtgccaatgaaatgaatgatatataaaagataatgaaatgagttGCCAATCCTTTAAATAAGTAAACACCCtaggagtatcgttagtcaccgaggaagggtaggatgaaataacctaacccctaAACTACATGTGCCGATGTAGGAGTGCATTGTGATTgtacccctttattgggatgagttTGGTGTGATGAGAATATTCCACTTTATTGGGATGATATGATTGCTGGAAAAgtgtgatgtcgatccacacggcattgtggtgagacggtcTAGCcggtcaggtcgtgatcggacgccatgccgcacacatggtggtgattgtgcttgagattatGATTGAACAATGATTGAGATTGAGATAattattgtgattgtggttgatgtctttgggtgaaacggcctagccgatcgaactccgtgctaaaatcacggtggagtatcggtgctaagatctcccaacctaaaatatggaaatttacttgaaaacttatcttgctcctaactttATGTTTTGTTATTGTTTGAGGCTCCCATTGATTTTATCATTGTCCTTCCTTGTGTTATCGTTCATTTTATttagagggtgtttagtcattcatactagtactattccatatgtactaatgtctctttttttgggggcgctgcatctttaatggatgcaggtagttccacaGTAGGCGGCtttgatcattgatagcagtacaccctcttcccatctgacttggtgagccccacatcatatcggggtcgtatatcttttgttccttgaatattatgttttgaggtatagtcggggccttgttgctggcactatcATCGTACTcctttgtatctattagaggcacCGTAGACATATTGTGGGTGGTATGttggtgttggggaagtcaaactagtaatgttgtattttTATCACACGTTCCACATCAagctatgaaagtgtatgtatataatcggtgttgttcacatgatcctccccattgtctaattaatgaaatgcatCTTTCctttattcatgagtgagttcaggtagaaggtattgtacaggcttactcggccgggttatctcgattgagtgccagtcgcgctccccaaggtcggggcgtgactgtagaatgattgcttatgcttcacgccagttaaatccccatgagaagaactacattgttcatgatttggagttggcagccatcgttcatgcattgaatatttttaggcattatctctatggtgtgtcttgtgaggtatttacagatcatcggagtctccaacacttgttcaaatggaaggatttaaatttgaggcagtggaggCGGTTGGAGCtgctcaaggactatgatatcaccattctgtatcatcccgggaaggtcaatgtggtggcagatgccttgagtagaaaggcggtgagtatgggtagccttgattTTATTCCTGTCAGTGAGAGACtacttgcatcagatgttcaggccttggccaatcaatttgtgagattagatattttagagcccattCGGGttctggcttgtgtggtttctcggtcttccttatctGATCGCATTAGGGAGCGCCAGTAtaatgacccccatttgcttgtccttaaggacacggttcagcacggtgatactaaggaggttactattggggatgatggggtgttgaggatgtagggtcagatttgtgtgcccaatgtggatgggctgtgtgagttgattcttgaagaggccaacagttcgcggtattccatttatccgggtgccgcgaagatgtatcaggacttgaggcagcattatttgtggaagaggatgaagaaggatatagtggggtttgtagattggtgcctaaactgtcagcaggtgaagtacgagcatcagagaccgggcgaatTGCTTTAGAGGGttgagattctggagtggaaatgggagcgtatcaccatgacTTTTTGTAGTTGGCCTCCCACGGACTtcaaggaagtttgatgctattttgctgattgtggatcggttgaccaaatctgcgcattttattctagttaggactacttattctttggagtggttgactgagatctacatctgcgaggttgttcgccttcacggtgtgccggtgtccatcatttcagatcgggggacatagtttacatcgtagttttggagagcagtgcagcgagagttaggcacacaggttgagttgagtacaacattacacccttagacggatggacagtccgaggcactattcagatattggaggatatgctacacgcttgtgtcatagagtttgggggttcttgggatcagtttctgtcgCTCGCagagtttacctacaacaacaactaccaatcgagcattcagatggctcagtATGAGGCTTTTTATGTGAAacgatgtcggtctccggtgggatggtttgagctgggtgaggctaggctgttgggtactgacttggttcaggatgctttggataagattaagttgattcaggatcgtcttcgcacggcgcagtctagacagaagagctacaccgatcggaaggttcgtgatgttacttacatggttggggagaaggtactactcagagttttacccatgaagggtgttatgaggttcgtgaagaagggcaagctgagcccttaATATATTGGTCCGTTTGAGCTACTTTAGgggattggagatgtggcttacaagcttgccttgccgcccagtctgtcgagtgttcatccagtgtttcatgtttttatgctccgaaaatatgtcggcgatccgtctcatgttttggattttagcacggttcagttggatggtgatttgacttatgatgcagagccagtggccattttggatcggcaggttcgaaagttgaggtcaaagaacatagcttcggtAAAGGTATAGCTGTGATGTTTTCATTCAGATTTGTGAGACTTTTACTTACTTAAGCTTATTTCCgtatattttaaatttcaaaatgttggtatgtgtgagttgtcggcttgcctagtatcatgatagacGCCATCAAGGcacttgggattttgggtcgcgacactttagaaactacccattaatgaaagaggttgaattttgatcatttttgaaaaaactcaacataagtcaaccctgggctcgcttggtcaaaacctgagattcgaaccaaaacccgattacccattcacccctgtgccggttatgtgatttgttttgaaaatcgacctcaatttgaggtctaaatctcaatattgcgaaatccccaatttctacccaagtccctaatttctaccatgaaaatcctaaatttgatgttgaaatctcatgagAAGTAATGGGTATTTGAAAAAAGTggattagagttgcttaccaatgattttgggaagaagaaattcttgaaaaattatctctagagtgtttagggttgagataTGGTTTAAAATAAGCTAAGTCCCGTTTTTTCCTCTTTTACCTAGCtgcggatgtcgcaattgcgaacacttgtTCACAAATGAGAGCATCACAAATTCACGAAACATGTCACAATTGTGAACTGTGTCCCCAGCCTGCTATTGTCTCAATGCGAtaaaaacatcgcaaatgcgatctcccGTCAGACCGCAAATGAGATCAAAGGTTCGTATTTGTGAACATGTCTACGCCTAGGGctcagtcgcaaatgcgactaagcCATCGCAAATGCTAATCATGGGATGTACCCAATTGCGAAcatttcttcgcaaatgcaaagattaCCCTGCCCAGTCTCGCATCGCAGTTGCAAGCTCAACTTCACAAAAgtagagttcgcaattgcgagacctgcaaccCAGCACCATAACTTAAACACACCAGCAGTCATTTCACTATCCAAACTCATtcgaaacacgtctgaaactcacctgagcccctcgggctcgAAACCAAACATTCACATaaatgtaataacatcatacgaactcgctcgtgcgatcaaaataccaaaataacatctaaactaCAAATTGAAcatcaaaatgaatgaaatttcaaaggaaaactcaagaacaactagaatcacaattaagcgtctgaatcctatcaaaccaatcTCGATTTGCtctaaattttgcaaacaagtttcaaatagcaaaacgGACCTATACCAAATCTCAAAACTAAGATCCAAACCCATTAATCATAAAGTCAAcatacggtcaaacttaggaaatttccAAACATTCAAATTACTAACTTTCGGTAacacaagtcaaatcaacctaaggacctccaaattcagTTCCAGGCATATGTTCaaatccaaaatcacaatacggacctatcggaattgTCAAGACACCGATTCGGGGGCGTTTAcataaaatgttgaccgtagCCTCATTTTTAGTCAAAATTTCTGTTTTCTTCAAACTTTCACATAAATGCTTTGCAAAAAGCGATACGGACCATGCACGCAAACTAAGAAATATCAAACGAAGCTAATAGAGGTCTCAGAACACGAAAGTAAAGGCTATACTCAAAACgtcctatcgggtcatcacaggaGTCCTCAAGGTGTTCTACTTAAAGCTTTGCGGTGTACAATATTTGAATTGACAGGAATGCTCGAATATACTCCTCCAGTGGCAATTTATGCAGCATTTTACGCTTATGGGGAGTCAATTTGACTACActtttgtatacggttaaaactggccccacccgattttactatttgaccgagaccgtgAGATTGCATCGAAGGATGCCCTCGTAACGAAACAGGCTAAATCACGAGGACTAGGTACCAAGTTTAGAACTGAGGTACCTGTCGatatcgaggctagtagcgatccaagccaaatgagacagacatcgagcaagatcgaagatagcataataacggaaaggcgagatatccgtgattGGTCGAAGATCACAGCATAAATCTCGGTGATTGGTCGAGGATCGTGGCGTAAATCTCAGAACGGAACAAATCAGAAacagttaattagctaatcatgggatttccttctgtaactAGAACTATACCATaagtaggattcctctactatataaagaaggTTCCCAATCATTTGTAGAAGACGATTGATAGAGATAAAAGCAATATTCACTTTCTTTCTTGTTTATAtgattgttcatcagcttgctttatttttaactattttgGTATCAAGCAGTTTAAGGGCACCCTAGCTCGAGGGTTGAATTCTGTTTCAATACTGGTTTGCTttattttatagttcatttctgttattaatcttcatatttgtctatcggtattaagtgaaatcgcatatccttagaacattattataagtttaattgttatccaattttaagggtaaacagtttggagcccaccgtggggctaaggataatagtgattgcttaatactaatttcgataacacacactgctttacacttgttctcgtaagaatctttgttttcaggataaacattTCAAACTCGCAAGCAgcacctacacatggtgacaacaacCTCATATTTCATGGGGAAAATGACAACATAGCCGccccaggaatcgaggtgccCCAAACTGACCTCGAGAGAGCACCAATCGCAAatcccgtcgatgtcagttcacatgtcgtcctaaatgcaaatttgggcgttgagCCCGAAGGTAGTATACACAaagaagttcgatcaggtggtcgaggtatgcagggcggagaagatggtggagttagcctccaattgatgttcgaaatgttataggctcaacaggccgctatagcacaactacaaaatcaataCCGAACACCaagtaggatcgaaccagaagtcatTCAAAGGATCGAgcctgtgccggaaaggtcgaGTGCTAACGAATCAGGGACTTACCCCACCATTATGAAAATGTtagaggagctcactaaacgtattgaatcaggagaaaagaaaatcgaggcaaataacaagaaagtagagacgtacaactcccgggttgaccaaataccgggggcaccgccgattctaaagggtatggattcaaataaatttgtacagaagcctttccctccaagtgcggcacCGAAACCTATTCCAAAAAAAATTCCAAATGCCAAatattcctaagtacaatgggactaccgaccctaatgagcatgtcacttcttatacatgcgcaataaaaagGAATgccttggaagacgatgagatagAATCTattttactgaagaaatttggagaaacattgtcgaaaggagcaatgatatggtaccacaatttgctgcctaattccatcgattcctttgccatgcttgcagactccttcgtaaaggcacatgccgaaGCGATAAACGTTGCAACTAGGAAttcagacctc
This region of Nicotiana tomentosiformis chromosome 4, ASM39032v3, whole genome shotgun sequence genomic DNA includes:
- the LOC138909681 gene encoding uncharacterized protein — encoded protein: MHKTLWVMHATETEAVVLASYRLKEVAYYWFELWEESREEGSPPARWSEFADAFIDNFFPAETKAAGAVEFESLRQGSLSVWEYHIRKMVAFTQATENRKLKNKIEQEGSSKARFAGHFGGGGGSSAFRGGSSGPSQYFA
- the LOC138909682 gene encoding uncharacterized protein; translated protein: MALFEALYGRRCRSPIGWFEAELLGPDLVHQAMEKVKIMKKWLKTDQSHQKSYSETRRRDLKVKEDDWVFLKVSPMKGIMPFEISLVHPVFHVSMLKKVVGDPSLIVPVQAIEVNEELTYEAIPVAILDRQVRKLRNKEIASVKLMLRVFLFGNILLVRPRLALFLCYVASLVHVYVVRVGFGDSLTGG